ATCTCTTCGCTCAAACTTCTATCACCAACATCTACGACTTTACAGGGTTCTTAACTCTACGAACACCACTATGATAGCAGTCTGTCGTCAAATCGGCAATATAATTGAAGGGATTGTGCCCCTTGGCTCGGTTTTTCGGCATCTATTGTAGAGCGACACAGTCCGCTATCTGGCTTTGCCGGGCACAAAAAAATAAGTCGGGTTCCTCGATGGGAACCCGACCTTGGATTCGAAGGCGTTGACAATTTTCAATTCAGTCGTCAGAATTGAAATAACAGACCAAGATTGATTGAATAGAAATCCGATTCGGCGCCCTCCAGTACAGCGTCCGGCAGTTCCTTAAACTTATAGTCAAGGAACACGTAACGAACATCGCCGAAGATCCTGACAGTGGGTGAAGCCGGTATTTCAAGACCTGCTACCAAGTGCCAACCGAACTCCTGCGAGGTTTCGTCGTCGATCCCGATGTCGTTGTAGGCATCAGAATAATCGAACGTCGTATTGTACCAGCCTGCTCCAACGCCTCCATAGATGATGGGAAGAGGGTAGAGCAATCCAGTCGCCGTTATCGGCCAATCTCGGACCGTCAACGCATTCGATCCGAATTTTGCCTGGCGGTAACCGATATCGCCTTCGATTGCGAGAACGGGCGCCAGTTTGAGGCGCAGAGTTGCGCCGCCAAGATAGTTTGCATCTTCAGCATCCTGGGACTTCTGAATTCCCAGATGCGGTCCGAAGTAGGCGCCGGATTGTGCCGTCAGCGAAAGCGGCAACATCAGCATCAGCGCCACAATTATTGTCATATTGGTTTTCGTATTCATGCTCGTCTCCTATTGTTACGAGTGTGTCTGCGGGCTTTGACCCGCGACTGAGTACGTCCCAGTTGTGTTGGACTGTGTACTGCTCGGACCTGCGGAGTGGACTTTCAGCAAATCCATCGTCGGACGAAACAAGTAAAAGGGCGTGTCGGCTTGATTGATATGATCAGCGGCGGTTCTTAGTCGCCGTGAATTGTTTGACTGTCAGTTTAACAATCGAAGGTTGCAAAAGGTTTGATCAAAATGCAGAAAAATTCAGATTGATATACATCATAGGTCTATGTTGTTGATTGGTGGTTTGTTAATCGTCAAAGAACAAAAACGATCATGCGGGCAAAGCCCAGTCCTCGACTTGTTTGTTAGTTGCAAGGACAGCTATCACGGTGCAATTGCGCCTTACTTGGATAGATTCCGAGTATCCCATCGTGCTCTTCAACTGCAGCTCGCACGCACGACTTGAGCAGTATTGTGGAGTAGACTGCCAAAAAGAACAAGAAAAATGAGAACGCGAAAGAGAATATAGAGTCTGGAAACGGAAATGGCTGTTTGAGATGTGACTTCGGGTCATGAATTCCCGTCAACACAACCAGCCCGTAAACCTATCGAACCCCACACCAGTTCAAAGTTCTTCCAAAAGTGAACGGACCCACGCGGAAAGATAATCGGTTTGCCTATGTCTTGCCCAACCGATCACAACTGACTCACCCCAGCAGAGGTGATAAAGCCAAGGCCTGAATTTGCATACAAACACTCCAGTCTAAGCTACAAACCTCCCTCATCGGAATCTTGATCACCTTCGCCGCGAAGTCGATCGCTTCATCGTAGCCCGCATCGACATGGCGCATCAGTGCCGGGGTCACCACCGCCGTGATGGATGCTCACCCACCACCCGAAGAGCCCGAAGCCGTATTCAACATCGCATTGAGCAGCGGCCAGTCGGCGATGCAATCGGAGCCGTCCTTCATGGCTTCGGTCTCACGATTTGGTGAGGCGACTGACCCGCAATCAAGATGATCGCGGCCAATGACAATCGGCGCTGAAAGTTTGCCCTTTTTGACGAGGTCATTGATGATGAGGCCGAACTTGGCGCGTTCGCCATAGCCGAGCCAGCAGATTCGCGAAGGCAGTCCCTGGAACGCAACACGTTTGGATGCCAAGTCACTCCAACGCACAAGCGCCGCATTACCTGAGAACTCGCGCTTGATCACTTCATCTGTGACGGCGATATCTTTGGGATCACCTGACAGTGCCGCCCAGCGGAACGGGCCTTTGCCTTCGCAAAAGAGCGGACGAATATAGGCGGGCACGAATCCGGGAAATGCGAAAGCGTTCTTGAGACCGTGCGCCAGCGCCTGACCGCGCAGATTGTTGCCGTAGTCGAAAACGATAGCGCCCTTGGTCTGCATGTCGATCATAGCCTGCGTGTGAACGACCATCGCATCCATCGCGCGTCTGATGTATTCCTTCGGGTTCTTGGAGCGAAGCGCGACAGCTTCGGCGAGTGTCATGCCGTTGGGGACATAGCCATTAAGCTCGTCGTGCGCCGAGGTCTGGTCGGTGACGATATCGGGGATGATGCCGCGTCTGATCAACTCGGGATGCGTGTCGGCGCAGTTGCCGACCAGCCCGATCGAGAGCGGCTGTTTATTGGCGCAGGCGTCTTTGACCCACGCGAGTGCCTCGTCGAGCGAGGAAGTTTTCTTGTCGAGATAGCGCGTTTCGATACGGCGGTCGATGCGATGCTCATCGACATCGACACAGAGGATGACGGCGTTGTTCATCGTCGCGGCCAGCGGCTGGGCGCCGCCCATACCGCCGACGCCGCCGGTGAGGATGAATTTGCCCGACAGGTCGCCGTTGAAATGCTTGTTCGCGCACGCTGCAAAGGTCTCGTAAGTGCCTTGCAGAATTCCCTGTGTGCCGATATAAATCCACGAGCCGGCGGTCATCTGACCGTACATGATCAAGCCGAGTTTTTCGAGTTCGCGGAATTTGTCCCAGTTTGCCCAGTGCGGAACGATGTTGGAATTGGCGATCAGCACGCGCGGCGCATACTCGTGAGTGCGGAAGATGCCAACCGGCTTGCCCGATTGCACGAGTAGTGTTTCGTCATTTTCCAGCGACTTGAGGCTGCGCACAATGGCGTGATAACTTTCCCAATTGCGTGCGGCTTTGCCCGAACCGCCATAGACAACGAGATTGGCGGGGTCTTCGGCGACATTGGGATCGAGATTGTTATTGAGCATCCGCAGTGCGGCTTCCTGATGCCAGCCCTTGCACTGAAGCGGCGCGTGGAGACTATTTCGTAATGCGATTTTTTCCATGAACATCCTCCGAAACAAACAAGTTAGGCATTTGCATCAGTGGAGTCAAGGGCGGCTGTGAGCAGTGCGAATCAGGACAAATGGCGAAACAGATCGGAAATTTTTTGATTGCTTCCCTACCGCTAATCAAGTAATATCATCGCTCAGGCTGATTTGCCAATGTAGGCTTGAGCAAAACAACACATTACTTACCAGAATAGGACTTTTTGGAATTCATTCGGAGGAAAGAAATGAATCTGTCAGAGACTTTCATCAGCAAGCAAAATGAACTGCGCGGCGCCGAACTCAAGGGATTCATGCAGCCGGGAAACAGCAATCAACTACTTCTGCTATTTGAAAAAGACGGCAAGTTGATGGCTTTGAATATCACCGAACACCGCAACGGCGACAACTCAGGCATCGACACTGAACTTGACTATTACGAGATGCTGGGCTAAGCAGCTATAAATGCAGAACTCGCCTTGCCCCTTATCTCTCTTTTTTCCGGAGAGTGATATGGGTGAGGGGCTTCGTTACTTCCTCTTCGCCATTCCCAATATCAGTCCCAGCACAACCGACCAAAGCGCGGCCAGGCCGATTTGCCAGTCGCCCGGCAAACTAAACGTCAGTGTATGCGCGGGAATCCAGAACCAGAGCAACGTCCATAGGGCAGTACTCATCCCTTTAAAATTCCATTCGGACAAAATCAGATTGTCTTCGACGCGATGGAAGAACATCATCTGCGGGCCGAAGAATACATTCGTCAATACTGAAACCGCAAACGCCCAGCCGATGCCGGTCGCGAGAAATTGCGGCAGCAGTTGATGTTCAATCAATGCAGAAGTGAATCCCTTCATGCCGGTGAAGCCGTATTTGATTACGATCCCCAGCAGTGCCCATGCTGCGATTTTGGCGAAGATTTGCCAAAGGTGATCACAGGGCAACCCGATTTTCTTGTTTCGAAGACTGTACGAAAGTGCTTCGCCGAGTGTGCCGAGAATGCCGAATTGAATCGCCGCGGAGAGCAGCGGATTGGCGCGGACAAAGTCGAGATATGCTTGCATCACGATGGTCTATGCTTTCGCCCAATGGGCAACGGCAAAATCCAGTCTACGACGGCGAAGTCAGACGCGTCGGTGTTTGCGCGCCGAGCGCCATCACATTGCCGATCGTATCGAAAAACGCGTCGGCAAGAGTTTTCACATCGGCTTTGATATCGTCGTTGATCTTGAGTGTGCTTCCGCCGACGATGCCGATCTCTGCAAGCGGCACATTCATCGACGCCGCCAATTGAATCAGACTTCCCTTGCGCTCGGGAGCGATACTCAGGATCACGCGCGACTGCGATTCGCCGAAGTAGAGCGCGTCCTTGCGCAGATCGGATTTGACGGTAACCGTCGCGCCGATGAGTTTCTCGCGGTCGGCGATGCACGATTCGGCAACAGCTACTGCCAAACCGCCTTCGGAGATGTCGTGCGCGGACTTGACGAGACCGTTGCGGATGGCTTCGAGAATGAACGACTGCAGCTGCTTTTCGAAGACCATATCGAGTTCCGGTGCATTGCCGGTTACTTGATTGTGCTCGACCTTGAGATACTCGGAGCCGCCGAGTTCGTTCTTGGTCGATCCGGCGAGGAAAATCAAATCGCCTGCGTTCTTGAAGTTATTTGTCGTGATGTGATTCAAGTCGTCGATGATGCCCAACATTCCGATGGTCGGTGTCGGATAGACAGCGCGTTCGGGGTCTTCATTATAGAATGACACGTTGCCGCCGGTGACCGGTGTGTCGAACACGCGGCAGGCCTCACCCATGCCCTTGAGGCACTCGGCAAACATGTAATACATTTCCGGTTTGTAGGGATTGCCAAAATTGAGGCAGTTTGTAATTGCGACGGGACGCGCTCCGGAGCAGGCGACGTTGCGCGCTGATTCGGCGACTGCGATTTGTCCGCCCAAACGCGGATTGAGATAGCAGTAGCGTGCATTGCAGTCGGTCGAGACAGCGATGCCTTTGTCGCTGTGGCGGATGCGCAATACAGCGGCATCGGAGCCGGGACCTACAACGGTGTTGGTGCGCACCATCGAATCGTATTGCTCGAACACCCAGCGTTTGGAAGCGATATTGTGCGAGCCAATCAAGTGCTGAAGAACGGCGGAGTAGTCTTTCGGCTGGGGCAGTTTGCTGAAATCGTGGCTCTGTGCTTCGTCGAGATAAGCAGGCCGCTTCTGTTCGCGCGTATACACCGGCGCG
This is a stretch of genomic DNA from bacterium. It encodes these proteins:
- the purL gene encoding phosphoribosylformylglycinamidine synthase subunit PurL, producing MAEPKITPQLVADHGLLPDEYDKIKQILGREPSFTELGIFSVMWSEHCSYKNSIALLKTLPRSGKALLTEAGEENAGAVDLGNDLAVVFKIESHNHPSAVEPYQGAATGVGGILRDVFCMGARPIAALNSLRFGQLSEARSRYLFNGAVKGIGDYGNSFGVPTVGGEVYFEDCYYANPLINAMAVGICRKDRMASATAKGAGNPVFIVGSSTGRDGIHGATFASEEISSKSESKRPSVQIGDPFTEKLLLEATLEIIKEDLIIGVQDMGAAGLTCCSSEMSAKGNSGIEINLDLVPVREDHMSAYEIMLSESQERMLVVGKKGNEDLIRAIFNKWDLNCIEIGQVTDSKNMVVTMGGKVVADIPSECLVLGGGAPVYTREQKRPAYLDEAQSHDFSKLPQPKDYSAVLQHLIGSHNIASKRWVFEQYDSMVRTNTVVGPGSDAAVLRIRHSDKGIAVSTDCNARYCYLNPRLGGQIAVAESARNVACSGARPVAITNCLNFGNPYKPEMYYMFAECLKGMGEACRVFDTPVTGGNVSFYNEDPERAVYPTPTIGMLGIIDDLNHITTNNFKNAGDLIFLAGSTKNELGGSEYLKVEHNQVTGNAPELDMVFEKQLQSFILEAIRNGLVKSAHDISEGGLAVAVAESCIADREKLIGATVTVKSDLRKDALYFGESQSRVILSIAPERKGSLIQLAASMNVPLAEIGIVGGSTLKINDDIKADVKTLADAFFDTIGNVMALGAQTPTRLTSPS
- a CDS encoding porin family protein, which gives rise to MNTKTNMTIIVALMLMLPLSLTAQSGAYFGPHLGIQKSQDAEDANYLGGATLRLKLAPVLAIEGDIGYRQAKFGSNALTVRDWPITATGLLYPLPIIYGGVGAGWYNTTFDYSDAYNDIGIDDETSQEFGWHLVAGLEIPASPTVRIFGDVRYVFLDYKFKELPDAVLEGAESDFYSINLGLLFQF